One window from the genome of Epinephelus moara isolate mb chromosome 21, YSFRI_EMoa_1.0, whole genome shotgun sequence encodes:
- the gata6 gene encoding transcription factor GATA-6 isoform X1 has product MDLGENSWSMVKREVSSSPGSPAEQTYLHGDSRRDGPTSDELRTPPSDLDALGHRRSDSRSLHSYVHFGHHNNTLPTAEDIPLFTDLDQGSKLVLSSGAHKASLLVDPTDMYQTLAIAAAQSQTGYDSSSGGYMHSNPNSPVYVPSSRVGPMIPSLSYLQASGSAQPSHAVSSHSVWSQSAPESPSYSTGSPHTSTRFHYPPSPPMNNGTPRDTGYSNTLNVSSRDQYGLSRPISGTYASPYSPYVAPQLSQLPSPWTGGPFDNTMLHTLQSRGAPLIRGPNGVSDILDDMGESRECVNCGSISTPLWRRDGTGHFLCNACGLYSKMNGLSRPLIKPQKRTSTSRRIGLSCANCQTSTTTLWRRNAEGEPVCNACGLYTKLHGVPRPLAMKKEGIQTRKRKPKTLNKTKGSSGNNNSVSMTPTSTSSSNSEDCSKTSSPSAQVSGVSSSVLSSSGEGTGSSSAVKYPGQDGLYTSVGLSQPSDVASVRGEPWCPLALA; this is encoded by the exons ATGGACCTGGGCGAAAACAGCTGGTCCATGGTCAAGCGAGAAGTATCCAGCAGCCCAGGGTCACCGGCTGAGCAGACCTACCTGCACGGTGACAGCAGGAGGGACGGTCCCACCTCGGATGAGCTGAGGACACCTCCGAGCGACCTTGACGCACTGGGACACCGTCGCTCCGACAGCAGATCACTACACTCCTACGTTCACTTCGGACACCATAACAACACCCTGCCCACCGCCGAGGACATCCCGCTGTTTACGGATTTAGACCAAGGCAGCAAACTCGTCCTCTCCAGCGGAGCGCACAAGGCGAGCTTGCTGGTGGACCCGACCGACATGTACCAAACACTGGCCATCGCCGCAGCCCAGAGCCAGACTGGATATGATTCCTCCTCTGGTGGTTATATGCACTCCAACCCCAACTCCCCAGTGTATGTCCCCAGCTCCAGGGTGGGCCCCATGATACCCAGCCTCTCATATCTGCAGGCCAGCGGCTCTGCGCAGCCCAGCCACGCCGTCTCCAGCCACTCGGTCTGGTCGCAGTCCGCCCCGGAGAGCCCCTCATACAGCACCGGCAGCCCTCACACCTCCACTCGGTTCCACTACCCTCCAAGCCCGCCCATGAATAACGGGACGCCCAGGGACACCGGCTACAGTAACACGCTGAATGTGAGCAGCAGAGACCAGTACGGCCTCTCTCGGCCCATCAGTGGGACCTACGCGAGTCCATACTCTCCTTATGTCGCACCGCAGCTCTCCCAGCTGCCCTCGCCTTGGACCGGGGGACCTTTTGATAACACGATGCTGCACACCTTGCAGAGCAGAGGCGCGCCCTTGATTCGAGGACCAAACGGAG tttcagatATTCTCGACGACATGGGGGAGAGCAGAGAGTGCGTCAACTGCGGCTCCATCTCCACGCCGCTCTGGAGGCGCGACGGCACGGGCCACTTTCTCTGCAACGCCTGCGGCCTTTACAGCAAAATGAATGGGCTCAGCCGGCCATTAATTAAACCACAGAAACGGACG TCAACGTCTAGAAGAATCGGCCTGTCCTGCGCCAACTGTCAAACCAGCACGACCACTTTGTGGCGCAGGAACGCGGAGGGAGAGCCGGTGTGTAACGCGTGTGGGCTCTACACAAAATTACACGGG GTACCTCGGCCGCTCGCCATGAAGAAAGAGGGAATCCAGacgagaaaaagaaaaccaaagacCTTGAATAAAACGAAGGGATCCTCTG gaaATAACAACTCTGTCTCTATGACTCCCACATCCACATCTTCATCTAATTCCGAAGATTGCTCGAAAACCAGCTCTCCCTCCGCACAGGTGTCAGGG GTCAGTTCATCCGTGCTGTCCAGCTCAGGGGAGGGAACCGGCTCCAGCTCAGCGGTGAAGTACCCGGGACAGGATGGCCTGTACACCAGCGTGGGTCTGTCCCAGCCATCAGATGTAGCTTCAGTGAGGGGTGAACCCTGGTGCCCCTTGGCTTTAGCTTGA
- the gata6 gene encoding transcription factor GATA-6 isoform X2 — MDLGENSWSMVKREVSSSPGSPAEQTYLHGDSRRDGPTSDELRTPPSDLDALGHRRSDSRSLHSYVHFGHHNNTLPTAEDIPLFTDLDQGSKLVLSSGAHKASLLVDPTDMYQTLAIAAAQSQTGYDSSSGGYMHSNPNSPVYVPSSRVGPMIPSLSYLQASGSAQPSHAVSSHSVWSQSAPESPSYSTGSPHTSTRFHYPPSPPMNNGTPRDTGYSNTLNVSSRDQYGLSRPISGTYASPYSPYVAPQLSQLPSPWTGGPFDNTMLHTLQSRGAPLIRGPNGVSDILDDMGESRECVNCGSISTPLWRRDGTGHFLCNACGLYSKMNGLSRPLIKPQKRTSTSRRIGLSCANCQTSTTTLWRRNAEGEPVCNACGLYTKLHGVPRPLAMKKEGIQTRKRKPKTLNKTKGSSDCSKTSSPSAQVSGVSSSVLSSSGEGTGSSSAVKYPGQDGLYTSVGLSQPSDVASVRGEPWCPLALA, encoded by the exons ATGGACCTGGGCGAAAACAGCTGGTCCATGGTCAAGCGAGAAGTATCCAGCAGCCCAGGGTCACCGGCTGAGCAGACCTACCTGCACGGTGACAGCAGGAGGGACGGTCCCACCTCGGATGAGCTGAGGACACCTCCGAGCGACCTTGACGCACTGGGACACCGTCGCTCCGACAGCAGATCACTACACTCCTACGTTCACTTCGGACACCATAACAACACCCTGCCCACCGCCGAGGACATCCCGCTGTTTACGGATTTAGACCAAGGCAGCAAACTCGTCCTCTCCAGCGGAGCGCACAAGGCGAGCTTGCTGGTGGACCCGACCGACATGTACCAAACACTGGCCATCGCCGCAGCCCAGAGCCAGACTGGATATGATTCCTCCTCTGGTGGTTATATGCACTCCAACCCCAACTCCCCAGTGTATGTCCCCAGCTCCAGGGTGGGCCCCATGATACCCAGCCTCTCATATCTGCAGGCCAGCGGCTCTGCGCAGCCCAGCCACGCCGTCTCCAGCCACTCGGTCTGGTCGCAGTCCGCCCCGGAGAGCCCCTCATACAGCACCGGCAGCCCTCACACCTCCACTCGGTTCCACTACCCTCCAAGCCCGCCCATGAATAACGGGACGCCCAGGGACACCGGCTACAGTAACACGCTGAATGTGAGCAGCAGAGACCAGTACGGCCTCTCTCGGCCCATCAGTGGGACCTACGCGAGTCCATACTCTCCTTATGTCGCACCGCAGCTCTCCCAGCTGCCCTCGCCTTGGACCGGGGGACCTTTTGATAACACGATGCTGCACACCTTGCAGAGCAGAGGCGCGCCCTTGATTCGAGGACCAAACGGAG tttcagatATTCTCGACGACATGGGGGAGAGCAGAGAGTGCGTCAACTGCGGCTCCATCTCCACGCCGCTCTGGAGGCGCGACGGCACGGGCCACTTTCTCTGCAACGCCTGCGGCCTTTACAGCAAAATGAATGGGCTCAGCCGGCCATTAATTAAACCACAGAAACGGACG TCAACGTCTAGAAGAATCGGCCTGTCCTGCGCCAACTGTCAAACCAGCACGACCACTTTGTGGCGCAGGAACGCGGAGGGAGAGCCGGTGTGTAACGCGTGTGGGCTCTACACAAAATTACACGGG GTACCTCGGCCGCTCGCCATGAAGAAAGAGGGAATCCAGacgagaaaaagaaaaccaaagacCTTGAATAAAACGAAGGGATCCTCTG ATTGCTCGAAAACCAGCTCTCCCTCCGCACAGGTGTCAGGG GTCAGTTCATCCGTGCTGTCCAGCTCAGGGGAGGGAACCGGCTCCAGCTCAGCGGTGAAGTACCCGGGACAGGATGGCCTGTACACCAGCGTGGGTCTGTCCCAGCCATCAGATGTAGCTTCAGTGAGGGGTGAACCCTGGTGCCCCTTGGCTTTAGCTTGA